Proteins from one Impatiens glandulifera chromosome 2, dImpGla2.1, whole genome shotgun sequence genomic window:
- the LOC124925005 gene encoding spermidine coumaroyl-CoA acyltransferase-like — protein sequence MASTTHEPTSFCVVRKEPLLVKPSEPILCQDDLSLSSIDNRYIFENFTHTLYVYRPISIAPPNGNCPDPVSALRQSDPVSALRQGLAKTLVFYYPLAGKIMRYPDRSLRITFNTDEDIGVPFLEAAVLDCDLSSLNYMDGEISSVAKEFIFYNQPPINQDKEPYHPLRLQVTVFPCGGFIVGMSILHSIVDVFGAAQFFKALAEMAGGKVEPSVIPVWERKKLTVDIMPDEEKEEEGNNNNSQPNNLPESQHLSSELINECVNISSDGIKRLKLQLATEMGDNVTTFEALSSYIWRSRFKALEFNPDDKTIFIMLIGFRDRLDHPKIPKGYYGNSFLVSSPIFVTGRDLVEGPLSNMVKLIKETKNICSQPEFIRCSLSLSERARSEIRSQVLNNRGGVMFVTDWRGAGIREEEDFGWGGCVNIVPVPHNMTNNNDMCILLPPLRLDNSIEDGVKVFIGLPKVAMDKFKQEIHALHK from the coding sequence ATGGCCAGTACTACTCATGAACCAACTTCTTTTTGCGTGGTGAGAAAGGAACCTCTTTTGGTGAAACCCTCTGAACCCATACTTTGTCAAGACGACCTTTCCCTCTCATCGATTGACAATCGTTACATCTTCGAGAATTTCACGCACACCCTCTATGTTTATCGTCCGATCTCTATTGCCCCTCCCAATGGCAATTGCCCCGACCCTGTCTCTGCTCTGAGACAGTCCGACCCTGTCTCTGCTCTGAGACAGGGTCTGGCTAAAACTCTCGTGTTTTACTACCCTCTCGCCGGAAAAATCATGAGGTACCCTGACCGAAGCCTTCGCATAACGTTCAACACGGATGAAGATATTGGAGTCCCGTTCCTTGAGGCAGCCGTACTGGATTGCGATCTGAGCTCTCTTAATTATATGGATGGAGAGATTTCGTCAGTAGCCAAAGAGTTCATATTTTATAACCAGCCGCCCATCAATCAAGATAAAGAACCATACCACCCCCTTCGTCTCCAAGTAACTGTGTTCCCCTGCGGCGGATTCATCGTCGGGATGAGCATATTGCACTCTATTGTTGACGTGTTTGGAGCTGCTCAGTTTTTTAAAGCGTTGGCCGAGATGGCCGGCGGCAAGGTTGAACCGTCGGTGATTCCTGTTTGGGAAAGGAAAAAGCTGACAGTAGATATTATGCCAGATGAGGAAAAGGAGGAGGagggtaataataataattctcagcCAAACAATTTGCCAGAATCCCAGCATCTTTCCTCTGAGTTGATAAACGAATGCGTCAATATATCTAGCGACGGAATAAAGAGGCTAAAGCTTCAATTAGCGACGGAAATGGGAGACAACGTCACCACATTCGAGGCACTGAGTTCTTACATCTGGAGATCGAGATTCAAGGCGTTGGAGTTTAATCCTGATGACAAAACGATATTTATCATGTTGATTGGGTTCAGAGATCGCTTAGATCATCCCAAAATACCAAAGGGATATTATGGTAACTCCTTCTTAGTATCATCGCCAATATTTGTTACAGGGAGAGACCTAGTTGAGGGCCCTCTCTCTAACATGGTTAAGCTGATTAAAGAGACCAAGAACATCTGTTCTCAACCCGAGTTCATTCGATGTTCATTGAGTTTGTCGGAGAGGGCTCGATCGGAGATTAGAAGCCAAGTATTGAATAATAGAGGAGGAGTAATGTTTGTAACAGATTGGCGAGGAGCCGGTATTCGGGAGGAAGAGGATTTTGGATGGGGAGGGTGTGTGAATATCGTGCCAGTTCCTCATAATATGACAAACAATAATGATATGTGTATTTTGTTGCCTCCACTTAGGTTGGATAATTCCATTGAAGATGGAGTTAAGGTTTTCATTGGACTTCCCAAGGTTGCCATGGACAAGTTTAAGCAAGAAATACATGCTCTTCACAAATGA